The following proteins are encoded in a genomic region of Acipenser ruthenus chromosome 4, fAciRut3.2 maternal haplotype, whole genome shotgun sequence:
- the LOC117400723 gene encoding translocon-associated protein subunit alpha-like isoform X1, with the protein MMKLLPKLVLLVLLAFPATIIFNSRGPFVAAQDATEDEEAAEDIISEDEDDEAEVEDDETTELTEEREEEEEDASSGEAKASPNADTTILFVKGEGRSSGGGTDTQDFPANNIVKFLVGFTNKGSEDFVVESLDASFRYPQDYQFYIQNFTALQLNTMVQSQRQATFEYSFIPAEPMGGRPFGLVINLNYKDTNGNVFQDAVFNQTVTITEKEDGLDGETVFLYVFLSGLGLLVIVGLHQLLESRKRRRPATKVEMGTSNHNDVDMSWIPQETLNQINKASPRRSPRKRAQKRSAGSDE; encoded by the exons ATGATGAAATTACTGCCAAAATTAGTTTTACTCGTCCTCCTAGCGTTCCCTGCAACAATTATTTTCAACAGCAGAG GACCGTTTGTGGCAGCTCAAGATGCTACAGAGGATGAGGAGGCAGCAGAAGATATTATTTCAGAGGACGAAGATGATGAAGCTGAAGTAGAAGATGATGAAACTACAGAGTTG ACTGAAgaaagagaggaagaggaggaagatgCATCGTCGGGGGAAGCCAAAGCCTCTCCCAATGCTGACACAACCATCTTGTTTGTCAAAGGAGAGGGTAGGTCCAGCGGGGGAGGGACAGACACTCAAG ATTTTCCTGCAAACAACATTGTGAAATTCCTTGTTGGCTTCACCAACAAAGGCAGTGAAGACTTTGTGGTGGAATCCCTGGATGCTTCCTTCCGCTACCCACAGGACTACCAGTTCTACATCCAGAACTTCACAGCTCTGCAGCTCAACACAATGGTGCAGTCTCAAAGACAGGCCACCTTTGAGTACTCTTTCATCCCAGCCGAGCCCATGGGAGGTCGTCCTTTTGGCCTTGTCATTAACCTCAACTACAAGGACACCAAT GGAAATGTTTTCCAAGATGCTGTTTTTAACCAAACTGTTACTATCACAGAGAAGGAAGATGGCTTGGATGGAGAAAC AGTcttcctatatgtgttcctgTCTGGTCTTGGACTGCTTGTCATTGTTGGGCTGCACCAGCTTCTAGAGTCTAGAAAG AGACGGAGACCAGCTACAAAGGTAGAGATGGGTACATCTAACCACAATGATGTTGACATGAGCTGGATTCCTCAAGAAACTCTGAACCAAATAA ATAAAGCATCTCCAAGAAGGTCGCCCCGTAAGAGAGCGCAGAAGAGATCTGCGGGGTCAGATGAGTAA
- the LOC117400723 gene encoding translocon-associated protein subunit alpha-like isoform X2 — translation MMKLLPKLVLLVLLAFPATIIFNSRGPFVAAQDATEDEEAAEDIISEDEDDEAEVEDDETTELTEEREEEEEDASSGEAKASPNADTTILFVKGEDFPANNIVKFLVGFTNKGSEDFVVESLDASFRYPQDYQFYIQNFTALQLNTMVQSQRQATFEYSFIPAEPMGGRPFGLVINLNYKDTNGNVFQDAVFNQTVTITEKEDGLDGETVFLYVFLSGLGLLVIVGLHQLLESRKRRRPATKVEMGTSNHNDVDMSWIPQETLNQINKASPRRSPRKRAQKRSAGSDE, via the exons ATGATGAAATTACTGCCAAAATTAGTTTTACTCGTCCTCCTAGCGTTCCCTGCAACAATTATTTTCAACAGCAGAG GACCGTTTGTGGCAGCTCAAGATGCTACAGAGGATGAGGAGGCAGCAGAAGATATTATTTCAGAGGACGAAGATGATGAAGCTGAAGTAGAAGATGATGAAACTACAGAGTTG ACTGAAgaaagagaggaagaggaggaagatgCATCGTCGGGGGAAGCCAAAGCCTCTCCCAATGCTGACACAACCATCTTGTTTGTCAAAGGAGAGG ATTTTCCTGCAAACAACATTGTGAAATTCCTTGTTGGCTTCACCAACAAAGGCAGTGAAGACTTTGTGGTGGAATCCCTGGATGCTTCCTTCCGCTACCCACAGGACTACCAGTTCTACATCCAGAACTTCACAGCTCTGCAGCTCAACACAATGGTGCAGTCTCAAAGACAGGCCACCTTTGAGTACTCTTTCATCCCAGCCGAGCCCATGGGAGGTCGTCCTTTTGGCCTTGTCATTAACCTCAACTACAAGGACACCAAT GGAAATGTTTTCCAAGATGCTGTTTTTAACCAAACTGTTACTATCACAGAGAAGGAAGATGGCTTGGATGGAGAAAC AGTcttcctatatgtgttcctgTCTGGTCTTGGACTGCTTGTCATTGTTGGGCTGCACCAGCTTCTAGAGTCTAGAAAG AGACGGAGACCAGCTACAAAGGTAGAGATGGGTACATCTAACCACAATGATGTTGACATGAGCTGGATTCCTCAAGAAACTCTGAACCAAATAA ATAAAGCATCTCCAAGAAGGTCGCCCCGTAAGAGAGCGCAGAAGAGATCTGCGGGGTCAGATGAGTAA